ACCTGCTCCAGCATCTTCTTTATATACCCACATTGAGAATGATAGAGAAGTAGAGAGGTCAAGGGATTCGGAATCTTTTACATCAATACCGCTATGTCCGTCAAACTTAGCAGCCTTTCCTTGGATTCCGTCAACAAATGTCATATTTCCTACCGGTGAACCGTTGTTATTATTCCCTGAGTGATCTTTAAAGTCGTTTTCAAAGGTGAAATAGGCGACTATAGCTGGATCGCGATCAGCCCGGACTGTAATGCTTCGGCTGTCGATACTTGTTCCGCCATCATCATCCGTTACCGTTACTTTAGCACTATAAGTCTTGTCAGGTGCCCCATTTGCGAGTAAGGGATAAGTATGATCTGGATTACACACATCAGAAGTCGTTCCGTCTCCGAAATCCCAAAAGCAGGATTTACTATCAGCTCCTGGATCTGTGATGTAAGGAGAGAAGTTCACTTTCTGATTTGATCGAACTACCATATCTACCCCAGCATCTACAGTTGGTGTGACATTCACAGGGGTAATGTCCTTATGGCCCTTATATTTCTTTCCATTCTTGTCTGTAATTTCAAGTGAAACCGAAAATGTTCCATTATCTTTAAAGGTATGCCTGTGAGTCTCGCTAGATGCAGAAGTCGCTGGAGAGCCGTCACCGAAATTCCATTCGCGGGCTGTAAGCTGCCCGTTATCTGCTCCGATTGAATTATTATAAAAGGTAACTTGTTCTCCTTCCTTTGGATTCTTTGGCAAGAATTCGAAGTCAACAGGCTGAATCGTTTGTTCCATTGTGTAAGCATCCATATTCCCATTAGCATCGATTGCTTTTAAAGTAACGGAGTAAGTTCCAGAATCAGGAAAAGTATGTGTAGGGTTCTTTTCTGTGCTGATAGGGCTGCCATCGCCGAAGTCCCATTCCCATGACACGATATCATTCTCCGGATCTGTTGACTGATTTTCAAACGTTACAGTCGGTACACTAATTTGTGGTGTTTTGACTCGGAACTGCTGAGTCGAAATGTATTCCCCGCCACCTTGGGAATTTAGCGGTCGATACATGACATATTTGGCCGGTACTGGCTTTTGTAACTTGAATTCTTGCACATTTCCGTTATCATCTGCAGTAGCCTTGAGTACTGTAGTGAAGGCGTCATGATCCAGAGTCGTTGTTGAGACTGCTACCTCAAAGTCCTTAACCCTTTGATGTTGATAATAGTATCGAGGCATGACTTGCACACGATCAATCAGGAATGTTTTGCCGCCTTCTAAGCTTATTATTACCCACTGGTTTTCATTGGTTCTGGTCGACCATGGAAGCCCATATATATTACCGATGTCAAGCAGTTGTTGTGGTGCATGGTAGTAGTCATATTGACTAGAAGCTGCTTCGACTTTTGCACCTGAGAGAGAAAACGCGACGTTTTTTCCATCCCCACCAGGATAGAAGGCTGCCTTAGGAGGCTTGCTGATATCCGAAGTTTCGGGATTACAATCATCATCCTTGCCGTTTCCGTATATTTCAGAAGCCCCCGGGTTCACTTGTGCATCATTGTCTTCACAATCAACGTTGGCCCGCCATTTATCTCCGTCATTGTCCGGCAGCAAAACTAATACTGGCCAGCTGATCACTTCGTGTTCCCATGGCTGTTCGGAATCCGTTATGATGGCTTCTATGACATGCTTTCCGACTTTATCGTTTGAAGGAGTGTAGGAATAGATTTTCCCTGAACCTGCATGAACCCGATCGATATACCACTCGATCTTAACCTCCTCACTCTCCAAATCCTCAGCTTCAATAGAAAAAACCTTCGTTTCATTGGCAATGACCTCTACTCCCTCCCGGTCCGGTGCAAGAGAAGTAACACGAGGCGCCTTGTTGCTATTTTCAATAAATACGGAAGCATAATCGATATTTGACCATCCCTCCTCGTTTGTAACCTTTAAGCCGATTAGTTTATTCACATTTCGGTCATAGGTAAAAGTCGGTTTTGCCCCGGAAGCATCGTCGAAAGCCCCATCTCCATCCAAATCCCACTCATACTTGACTATTGAACTTGGGCTCTTGGAATGGGATCCGTCAAACATAATCTGACTGCCTTCACTCCCGCTATACGACTCACCTGCATCTGCTATAGGAGCAAGATCATGAACGGATGGCATGGCAGTCAAATAGGGGATCCAATTCTCTTGCAGGTTCGTTGCTAGCTTATCAAAGGATGTAATTAGACCTTTATTCGTATTGATTAGAGAGTCAAGCTTTCCCAAAACCTCGGCTTTGTCGAAAGAGTAACTCTTCTTAATAAGAGAAGACTTCAGTTCTTCAATTTGGGAATTCGTATATCCTAGATTCTTTAGCTCTCGTACAAAATCAGCCGGGAATCCGTTAGCTGCCACTTCATCACGAAAAGCCTGAAGTTCTTCAGCCAGTTTGTTAAGCTCGCTCGGATCCTTCTCCAGTACTGTCTTTGCATAATCGATAGCTGTATTCGTTCGTGTAACCTGCTTCTTTAGCTCTTTCGCGTATTGCTGTGCGGCACGTGCATGAATTAATGACCAGTCACCATTTTTCTCAAGAGTGCTTCCTTGGTACCTTTCAATGGAAGTCAGGAATGCTTCCAGCAATGGAGCCTCGTTCCCAAGCTCATTGCCAATACTGGTAATGGCAAGGGTTTCTGGGTTATTGCTTTCTGTCTCTATTACCTCCCGGGAAGCAAGAGGGGTGATTTTTTGAAAATCCGGATTTGGCGGATCATTTGCAATCCCGCGATAATGCGAGGCAGTTGATAAAATTTGTTTGATTGCCAGCTGCTTCGGATTGACACCTGTTGCCCATTCAACCCCCATTGTCAATCCAGAGAAGAAACTATCCAGAGCCGCACCATGCTGGATATCAGCCGGGTTCGGAATTTTTGGATAAGAATCTCCTCCCAGTTTTGGACAAATAAATGTCAGATTCATGCTTGCGGTAAACCAGATGATCCCATCCTTTAAGCCCTCGCACTGCCATACCTTTCCGACTGTACCAAGTTTGGATTGAATATCAAACAACATGTCATAAGCAACCCAGATCTCTTCCCAGTATGTTTGAGCATCTCGAGCCTTTCCCTTGATTTCAGCAATCGCAGGATCAGCCATAATATCTGGAATATCTGTTGGAAAAATGACTTCAAAGGCATCCTGAAACACCTTATCCTCAGGAGACACCTTGCCATCCTGACACTCGTCATATACGACCGTATATTTTCCGGGACCAATTTTTCCGCCCGGTGCTGTATACCCAATGACTTCAGATATGAACAAACCGCCATGGGCAGCCATTACCGTATTCGGAGATCCTGACACATCCTCCAGTTCTTCTCCAGGAAGACCATGCCCGCTTGGAACAACATAGATATCAGCAAAGGGTTCAATAAAGTCATCTGCACCATCTTCGGAGCATCCCTTCATGAAACGAACGGATCCTGTATGAATACGAATCTCCTCATTAGGTCCAAATGTTGTAAATGAATCCCCGCCTTCACTCCACAATAAAAATTGATAGTATTCCTCTTCTGCATATGCCGTGGATATTGGTATTCCTCCTACCAGATAGAAGAGAAAAACTTGAAAGATTAATAATGATGCTATCATTCTCTTCATTCTTATGGTGTGCCTCTTTTTTTTCATCCTTTAAAACAACTTCTTCCTTTATAAAATGAATGCCATATTAAATTGCTAACTTAAGTGAAGAAATGCAAGTTTTCTTTCAGAACGCGTTTAAGGTGGTGACACAGCAAGTATAACCGTTAGGAAATCTAGGATATTATCTAATATTTCCATTTTTATCATCTCCCCTTATACTATTCATAGAAAGGAATTAAAAACGGGTTGAATACCTGCTCGAAGATACAAAAGGGATTATTGAATGGTCATGAGTATCATCTCCTTGTTGGAAGTGAATAATATGACATTACAGGAAAAAATTAGAATATAATAGGAACCTAAGTATAATTAATGGTATACATTTTTATAACCAATAGGTTTCGAAGGTCGTTTATGAGGAGTTTTGGTGAAGAAATTCAAAAATTAGAAGATAGCTTTTTTGTCGGACGAAAAACAGAATTAGAGTTGTTCCGGAATTTTATCTTAACCGAGGAAAATAATAAACGGATTTTAACGTTTGTGGTACTGAAGGTATTGGGAAAAGCACCTTGCTAGACCAGTTCAGGAGAGTTAGCGAACAAAACAGAGTACCATTTTTTTGTGTAGACAGTTTAGATTTTACCAAAACTCCAAAGGGCTTTACCACTAGATTACTTACTATTTTACAGGTAGAAGTATTGGACGAGAAATCGGAAACGGAGCTGCTGCAGGAAGCAATCAGACAGTTAAATAAAAAAGCTGAGGCAGGCGGAATTGTTCTTGCTATTGATACGTATGAAGAGATAAATGAGTTAGATGATTGGATTCGCCAGTCTTTTTTGGTCGGATTATCTAATAACATATTGATTGTGTTATCGGGCCGGTTTCCTCTAAAAGGAGGCTGGGTTTTATCACCGGCTTGGAGAAGATTAATAAAATTTCTGCTATTGCCATCCTTTGACTATGAAACCTGCATGCAATACACATCCAGATTTGGAAACTACGATGATTCCTTTGTGAGGAAATCATTTATGATTACAAAGGGGCACCCGTTAACGTTTTCACTCTTCATGAGCTTAATTGAAATGGAAGAGATGACAGATACCCCAACTTTTAACAAAATTAGATTCGATTCTCTTGAACCTACACAATTCTTTGAATTCTCCACTATATCAACACTAAACAAATGTTTGATTAAAAGAGGCCTTAGCACGCTTCAAATCTGATTTTCCCCCTTAAAATGACTAAAAAGATTGTCGGATCTTTTCTAATCCTTTTCAGCTCACATAAAGCTCTTCTATTTCCTCGTGGAGTAATCATTCCGATCATTACGGATGGGAAACCATCAATTCACAGTCCCCATCTACTTCAAATTCACCTAATCCCACTGGAATAATTAAATGCGTTCCTTTGTTCAGTGAGTATTTCTCTCCATTATGAACAAGGACACCGTCACCCTTGATGACACTTAAAAGCAGATACTGATCATTAAATGAAAAAACAGCTTTCCCCTTTATATCCCACTTGTACACTGAGAAAAAGTCTGATTCTACAAACGTTACAATCGTCACATTCTCCTTCTTCTCAACTATAGGCGCAACCCCAGTGTCATGATGTGGCACAGTTGTTACATCTATGGCTTTTTCTAAGTGAAGATCCCGTAAGTTACCGTTGTCATCCCTACGATCATAATCGTACACCCTGTAGGTTGTGTCAGAACTTTGCTGTGTTTCTAATACTAGAGTACCTTCACATAATGCGTGAATCGTTCCGCTTGGAACATAGAAAAAGTCACCAGGCTTGATTTTCACTCTGCGCAGCAGCTCGTTCCAATTTCCTTTATTGATTTGCTCAATTAATTCCTCTTTTGTTTTCGCATTATGGCCGAAGATCATGTCGGCTCCTTCTTTGCAATCAAGAATATACCAGCATTCTGTTTTGCCAAGCTCACCATTCTCATGAACCTTTGCATATGAATCTTCTGGGTGGACCTGAACGGATAAATCCATATTCGCATCTAATATTTTTGTTAAAAGAGGAAAGACCTCATCTTTTGGATTGCCAAATAGCTCAGGATGGTTTTTCCATAACTCGTCCAACGCCATACCAGCATATTGTCCATTTTCTATGATCGAAGGTCCATTTGGATGAGCGGAAATTGCCCAGCATTCACCTGTTTTTGCATTTGGAATATCATAATCAAATTCTGTTTGTAAAGCTGTTCCACCCCAAATTCGTTCTTTAAAAACTGGCTTTAAAAATAAAGGTTGCACTTTTATTACCTCCTGAATTAGGTTTAACTTTGCTTTTCCTGTAACTAAGCTAAAAAATTCTTAAAAAAAAGGCCTTCTTTAGAAAAATAAAAGCAGGCCTTTTTGAACTCTTTATTTTTAATTAAAAAATATTTAATAGAACACCGATAATAGAAAATGCTACTAAAATGAGGAGAACTTTTGTTCCACTATATTTTTTCTTTGAAATTAAGTACCAGCAAAATAATACCGCAAGAAGAGATAATATGCCTGGGAAGAAACCGTCTAAAGTTTTTTGCAATTCAATGGTTTCATCACCATTTGGTATTTTTAAAGGGGTTGTTAAATGTACGAACGAAGCTGCTAATCCCCCAATAACAAGTGTACCTAACACACTAAAGGCATTTCTTAATCGTTCAGAGTTTGCTCCAATTAAACCATCAACAGCATTCACACCTAAATGGTAACCTCTAAAATATAAAAAGTAAGACAATGACAAAATAATAGCTAAGTAGCCAATAATATAAACAAATACTCCTAGTGGATTACCATTTGATGAAATCCCCATTCCAATAGTAAGTAATATCGGAATAATAATTCCCTGAATAGTAGAGTCACCAATTCCTGCTATTGGACCCATAATCCCCGTTTTTACACTATGAAACATTTCATCATCAATTTCTTTTCCGTTTGCTTTTTCTTCCTCTAATGAAGCAACAATACCATTTACTAGACTTCCAGATTGAGGTTCAGTATTGTAAAAAACAGAATGTCTTTTTAGAGCTTTCTTGTATTCCTCTGGATTATCTTTATATAACTTATTTAAAATAGGAATCATAGAGTGAGCAAAACCGTGGGCTTCTAATTTTTCGAAGCTCATGGAAGATAAGTGGTACATTGCCCAATATATCCAACCTTTTCTTAAATCCTTTTTATCTAACTTCTTCATGATTAGATCACCTCATCTTCAGTTTCAGTATGATTAGAAGACCCTGCCCCAAGATAAATAACATAGGCTATTAAACAAGCTATAACAGTAAGCGCAATCATATTTTGAACAATAAACGCGATTATAACGAATCCGGCAAGGAAAAAGATAAGCTGAAATTTATCCTTAATTAATAAGTTCATTAATAAAGCAATCCCCAATGCAGGTAACAAACCACCTAAAACATTCATTATATGTGTTACGTCTGCAGGAATAACATCCAACGCCTTAGTAACAAATCCCTGTCCAAAGTAAATGGCAAGCGCAACTGGCACGACACGAAGCAAAAAGTTCACAATCTGTGGATAAAAGGCATTATTTAGGATAATACCACGGCCATCTCCATTTTCGGCTGCTCGATCTGCACGTTTATTCCAAGCAGAGTTTGTAACCATCATTACGTTATGGAGAATTAGCCCTAGAGCACCAATACCAACAGATAGAGTAACGGTTACACCAGGTTCAGCTTTCGTTAGGATTCCAAGCGCAATTCCACCATAGGCAGCATAGGTAATCTCTGAGTTTTGTGTTCCCCCTGTTGAAATTGTTGCAATGAAAGCCGCCTGAACAGCAACACCTAAAATAATACCAGTTGTAATGTCACCTAATATTAAACCAACAATAAGACCAGCAACTAATGGACGGCCGACTACGTAATATCCACCAGATACACCCATCAGCCAAGGAGATGAAACTGATCCTAAGTAACAAAAGATCCCTATCAAAATTGCTTGTATTAATAAAACAAAATCCATATAATTCCCTCCCTTTATTAGTAATTTTGTCGGACTTTTTTCCAATTGATGGCGGTTTCATCCGGGATTAACTGGAAGTCAATATCAATTCCTTTACTATCCATGAAGTCAAATGCACTCTTTTCTTCATCTGTGATTGCTACATTTTTTGCAACGGTTTTTGCATTGCTTCTTGCACTCATAGGACCAACATTAACTTCCGTACCAAAGTCTCCCCCTTTCTCGATAATTTCCATTAATGTAACCGGAGTTTTAACAATAACAAAATAGCTATTTTTCGCTATTTTAGCCTTACTAATTTTCTCTAACCCTTCCTCAACACTATAGACCCCTACTTTTACACCAGTCGGTGCTGCATTTGTAAATACCTTTTTTTGTAAAGGATCTTGGGCGATTTTATCATCAATAACCAAAATTCCATTACATGGCTTAAATCTTGACCATCTTGCTACAACTTGACCGTGAATAACTCTGTCATCAATTCTTACAAATGAAATCGGCATCTTTATTCCCCCTCTAAATGTCCAAAACTTCGATTGATTGGATTCCAGCATTGTGACCAATTGTGGCTAATTCATTTATATCCTTTACAAAACCAGTACTGCTAACGACCTCTAAATACATGGGCAAATTAACACCTGGAATAATCTTTATTTTGCTCTCATTGTAGAGAACATACTTTAAACTTTCATTACAAGGTGTCCCTCCCTTTAAATCACATAATATTAGTACAGAATCAAAACGACCCACCATGTCATTTAGTGTTTCTGTTAACTTTTGAGAAAACGCTTCAATACCATCCTCTTCTAACGCAATACCTACTACATTTTCCTGTTTTCCTGCTATCATTTCACCTGATTTTATTAGTGAGTGGCAATAATCACCGTGGGAAGTAACCAAAATACCGATCATTTCTTTCAACTCCTCATCATTTTATACTCGTACAAAAGCTTTTATAGTAGCGAGTAATTTTCCTTCAGATTCTCCATATGGTCTAATAGAATATTCCTTTATACATTCAGGAATGATAAAAGTCTCTGCATAATGAACAATAAATGGTTCAAATTCTCCAGTAGGACTTTCGATAATGGCTTCTTCACCTTCTACTAAATTAAGAACGTTAACGCTTCCATGTGTTTCATGGATAACCTTCTTTGAAAACCAATGCCTTCTTGTTTCAATGAATTCCCTCTCATGCAATCCTGTTCGTTCTTCTTTCCAGCCATCACCTTCAGCAATACTTTCAAATCGGTTAATAAGATTATCCTTTACCCAAGCTGTATTACGATCCCATTGGATGACCTTTTCACCGTGGTCAATATGGACTGGTCTTGGTAATCCGTCTAAACCTAAACGATCCCAATCCCATAATTTGAAGGTAAAAATATATGGAGTTGCACTTATTTCTAATACCATTGTATTTTCCCCAGAACAATGGATCGTACCAGCAGGGATCAGAAAATGATCATGTTTTTCCGCTGGAAATTTATTAATATATTTTTCATCAGGGAAAGAAATAAGTCCCTTTTCTGCTTGTCTTAAATCCTCCATCATTTCATCAGGACTTATATCTTCTTTAACTCCTAGATAAACAACTGCATCTCCTTCTTTATCTAGAATATAATAGCTTTCATCCTGTGTATAATGCATTCCAAACTTCTCTTGAATATATTCCGTTAACGGGTGCACTTGCAAGCTTAAATTTTGACCGCCCATCGTATCTAAGAAATCGAATCGAATTGGAAACTCTGTTCCAAACCTCGCATGAACTCGATCACCTAATAATTCAACCGGATGGTTAAAAATTAGGTTAGTAGACGGAACTTCAACCCTTACTTCACCAAATGTTAAATATAGACTATTTTCTTCTGGAACACCGTCAAAACTCCAAGCAAAGTTTTTTGCTGAACGTTCCAAACCGAACTTTTCTTTCATCCATTGACCACCCCAAACACCTGGGTCAAAGTATGGAACCAGTCGAAATGGACGCTTAACTGCTTGATGTAATCCATCAAGAAATGCATTTCCAGTTATCATTTTAGGATTATTTTTTTCATTGGTATCTAAAAGGAAATCAATTTGATGATATAACCCTTTCTTATGTCGATCTGCTACACGCCATTCTACAAAATAGCCTCGTTTATATTTTTTAAGTACATCTTCTTCAAAGTTTTCCATTTTCCAATTCCCAATGGATTTCGCCCGGTACCGTTGCTGAATTTCCCACCTAGCTAAATCAGCATAAACTAATAGATCCGGCTGCTCAATGAGAGTTGCACCTACACCATATATGATAACCAAACCTGATTGTAGATTTTCAATCTTCTCTTTTGCTTCTCTAACCTTTTCTTCATCAAAAAATTCATCCATTGTACGAGAGGATAAAACACCAAAGACTCGGTCATCCGTTAAATTACGTTCAATCATTTTGGTAATATGCTCTCCAGAGAAAGCTAAATCATCCGAATGGATCAATAGTTCTGGATTTAATGGCCTAATCAACTCTTGTAAAATTTCAGAATATATTACACCTGGATAGCAATCTATTACTAATATTTTCTTACCTGAAATCGTTTTCAATTTATAATATAAAGTTGAAACAATCTCGTCATATCCTTTCCAAGCCTCATTGTCATGATTATTTATAACTATTTCGGGAGATTTATTGTATTTAGACATTTCGTCCTCCTCATGATTGATATAATGTTATGACATTGATAACCAAAATATACATACTCGAAATAAAAAGGTGCTGTTTAAGGTTATAATGTTATGACAATAGAATACCTAAAAAATTTATATAATTCAATACATTTTGTAAAAAATTTTTTTAATTTTCTCCTTAAATGGTAGAGTTAAAGTCAATATAATATCGATATTGATCTCCAATGTAAAAGCACTCCGTATATTCTGCAAAATCAAATTCCTTACAATACGACTTTCTTACCCGCTTTAAAACTGGAGTGTCTGCTGAAATATTTAATTCCTTTTGTACTTCCTCCGTAGGCATTCCAGCTTCTAAATACTCTTTAAATTTCGAAATTTTTATTCCCTTATCATTTAACAATTCATATAACGACCCGTAATAATCTTTTGGATTGGCTGATAAGTTAATAGTTGTTTTAATATATGTTCTAAAGTAGACCATTATTTTGTCTTCTGTCCCTCGGACCCTTTTGAGTAAATACACATTTTTCCCTACAGTGGTGTTTAATTGTTTCGCAACAGTGGAATCTACTTTAACCATTGAAATTTCTGCTTTTTTGGTAGTTGCCTGCTTCCCTAGCTCATTCATTTCAAAGGTAAAGCCTTTAACATGTGTATAATAGTTATTACTTTTTTCAAATTGCTCGCTTTGGTCTAATACAAAAGTTCCCTTAGGTCTTTTTCTAATTAAATACTCTTCCCATACTAGTTCATTTATGGCTTCCCTAACAGTAATTCTGCTAACATCATAGGTTTTACAAAGCTCTAATTCA
The DNA window shown above is from Neobacillus sp. WH10 and carries:
- a CDS encoding PKD domain-containing protein → MKRMIASLLIFQVFLFYLVGGIPISTAYAEEEYYQFLLWSEGGDSFTTFGPNEEIRIHTGSVRFMKGCSEDGADDFIEPFADIYVVPSGHGLPGEELEDVSGSPNTVMAAHGGLFISEVIGYTAPGGKIGPGKYTVVYDECQDGKVSPEDKVFQDAFEVIFPTDIPDIMADPAIAEIKGKARDAQTYWEEIWVAYDMLFDIQSKLGTVGKVWQCEGLKDGIIWFTASMNLTFICPKLGGDSYPKIPNPADIQHGAALDSFFSGLTMGVEWATGVNPKQLAIKQILSTASHYRGIANDPPNPDFQKITPLASREVIETESNNPETLAITSIGNELGNEAPLLEAFLTSIERYQGSTLEKNGDWSLIHARAAQQYAKELKKQVTRTNTAIDYAKTVLEKDPSELNKLAEELQAFRDEVAANGFPADFVRELKNLGYTNSQIEELKSSLIKKSYSFDKAEVLGKLDSLINTNKGLITSFDKLATNLQENWIPYLTAMPSVHDLAPIADAGESYSGSEGSQIMFDGSHSKSPSSIVKYEWDLDGDGAFDDASGAKPTFTYDRNVNKLIGLKVTNEEGWSNIDYASVFIENSNKAPRVTSLAPDREGVEVIANETKVFSIEAEDLESEEVKIEWYIDRVHAGSGKIYSYTPSNDKVGKHVIEAIITDSEQPWEHEVISWPVLVLLPDNDGDKWRANVDCEDNDAQVNPGASEIYGNGKDDDCNPETSDISKPPKAAFYPGGDGKNVAFSLSGAKVEAASSQYDYYHAPQQLLDIGNIYGLPWSTRTNENQWVIISLEGGKTFLIDRVQVMPRYYYQHQRVKDFEVAVSTTTLDHDAFTTVLKATADDNGNVQEFKLQKPVPAKYVMYRPLNSQGGGEYISTQQFRVKTPQISVPTVTFENQSTDPENDIVSWEWDFGDGSPISTEKNPTHTFPDSGTYSVTLKAIDANGNMDAYTMEQTIQPVDFEFLPKNPKEGEQVTFYNNSIGADNGQLTAREWNFGDGSPATSASSETHRHTFKDNGTFSVSLEITDKNGKKYKGHKDITPVNVTPTVDAGVDMVVRSNQKVNFSPYITDPGADSKSCFWDFGDGTTSDVCNPDHTYPLLANGAPDKTYSAKVTVTDDDGGTSIDSRSITVRADRDPAIVAYFTFENDFKDHSGNNNNGSPVGNMTFVDGIQGKAAKFDGHSGIDVKDSESLDLSTSLSFSMWVYKEDAGAGGWAKILTKGDTSDYGPYALLHTPDGSTPGVRFTDGLTNRPDHMFSTAATKMKEWYMYTVTWDGSTIRYYVNEQPVGTTPWTGVFQNSSSKLLIGYDPPGVMEYFRGYMDNLRIYNYPLSQQQISELYQNDQQPADQVPPETKAQVDPPAPTGKNSWYTENVSITLAGTDDASGIDRIEYRLDDGEWKIYSTPITVDTDGDYTIDYRSIDKAGNKENYKTVSVKVDKAKPITTAERRTWPNGENGWYLEATSIILRAFDTGSGIEKTEYRINDSEWKEYTDVIAVTGEGINKIEYRSIDAAGNVGEAKAVEVKLDQTKPVTSATINPTVPTGTNSWYTEPVQVTLHASDNESGVAETKYRINGGEWQKYTGELLISTDGKYIIEFSSTDLSGNTEEAKSVDVYLDQTKPSTLATVDPSSASGENGWYTKMLTITLTATDEGSGAWKTEYRIDDGDWSLYTTPIQLTEEGSHIVEYRSIDKAGNVEDLKSLQVNIDKTAPELTIKLSDNTLWPPNHKMVTVKVIPEVMDTGSGVQNISLTSITCNESDDETGDGQTTDDIQNAEYGTADFEFDLRAERSGKGTGRIYTITYTITDMAGNSRIVSTTLAVGHDQSSEM
- the manA gene encoding mannose-6-phosphate isomerase, class I, which encodes MKVQPLFLKPVFKERIWGGTALQTEFDYDIPNAKTGECWAISAHPNGPSIIENGQYAGMALDELWKNHPELFGNPKDEVFPLLTKILDANMDLSVQVHPEDSYAKVHENGELGKTECWYILDCKEGADMIFGHNAKTKEELIEQINKGNWNELLRRVKIKPGDFFYVPSGTIHALCEGTLVLETQQSSDTTYRVYDYDRRDDNGNLRDLHLEKAIDVTTVPHHDTGVAPIVEKKENVTIVTFVESDFFSVYKWDIKGKAVFSFNDQYLLLSVIKGDGVLVHNGEKYSLNKGTHLIIPVGLGEFEVDGDCELMVSHP
- a CDS encoding PTS system mannose/fructose/sorbose family transporter subunit IID, with translation MKKLDKKDLRKGWIYWAMYHLSSMSFEKLEAHGFAHSMIPILNKLYKDNPEEYKKALKRHSVFYNTEPQSGSLVNGIVASLEEEKANGKEIDDEMFHSVKTGIMGPIAGIGDSTIQGIIIPILLTIGMGISSNGNPLGVFVYIIGYLAIILSLSYFLYFRGYHLGVNAVDGLIGANSERLRNAFSVLGTLVIGGLAASFVHLTTPLKIPNGDETIELQKTLDGFFPGILSLLAVLFCWYLISKKKYSGTKVLLILVAFSIIGVLLNIF
- a CDS encoding PTS sugar transporter subunit IIC — encoded protein: MDFVLLIQAILIGIFCYLGSVSSPWLMGVSGGYYVVGRPLVAGLIVGLILGDITTGIILGVAVQAAFIATISTGGTQNSEITYAAYGGIALGILTKAEPGVTVTLSVGIGALGLILHNVMMVTNSAWNKRADRAAENGDGRGIILNNAFYPQIVNFLLRVVPVALAIYFGQGFVTKALDVIPADVTHIMNVLGGLLPALGIALLMNLLIKDKFQLIFFLAGFVIIAFIVQNMIALTVIACLIAYVIYLGAGSSNHTETEDEVI
- a CDS encoding PTS sugar transporter subunit IIB is translated as MPISFVRIDDRVIHGQVVARWSRFKPCNGILVIDDKIAQDPLQKKVFTNAAPTGVKVGVYSVEEGLEKISKAKIAKNSYFVIVKTPVTLMEIIEKGGDFGTEVNVGPMSARSNAKTVAKNVAITDEEKSAFDFMDSKGIDIDFQLIPDETAINWKKVRQNY
- a CDS encoding class I mannose-6-phosphate isomerase, translating into MSKYNKSPEIVINNHDNEAWKGYDEIVSTLYYKLKTISGKKILVIDCYPGVIYSEILQELIRPLNPELLIHSDDLAFSGEHITKMIERNLTDDRVFGVLSSRTMDEFFDEEKVREAKEKIENLQSGLVIIYGVGATLIEQPDLLVYADLARWEIQQRYRAKSIGNWKMENFEEDVLKKYKRGYFVEWRVADRHKKGLYHQIDFLLDTNEKNNPKMITGNAFLDGLHQAVKRPFRLVPYFDPGVWGGQWMKEKFGLERSAKNFAWSFDGVPEENSLYLTFGEVRVEVPSTNLIFNHPVELLGDRVHARFGTEFPIRFDFLDTMGGQNLSLQVHPLTEYIQEKFGMHYTQDESYYILDKEGDAVVYLGVKEDISPDEMMEDLRQAEKGLISFPDEKYINKFPAEKHDHFLIPAGTIHCSGENTMVLEISATPYIFTFKLWDWDRLGLDGLPRPVHIDHGEKVIQWDRNTAWVKDNLINRFESIAEGDGWKEERTGLHEREFIETRRHWFSKKVIHETHGSVNVLNLVEGEEAIIESPTGEFEPFIVHYAETFIIPECIKEYSIRPYGESEGKLLATIKAFVRV
- a CDS encoding GntR family transcriptional regulator, producing the protein MKLDTSKEAAPLYIQVKNDIKMKIENKVWNPGDKIPSELELCKTYDVSRITVREAINELVWEEYLIRKRPKGTFVLDQSEQFEKSNNYYTHVKGFTFEMNELGKQATTKKAEISMVKVDSTVAKQLNTTVGKNVYLLKRVRGTEDKIMVYFRTYIKTTINLSANPKDYYGSLYELLNDKGIKISKFKEYLEAGMPTEEVQKELNISADTPVLKRVRKSYCKEFDFAEYTECFYIGDQYRYYIDFNSTI